The Pseudopipra pipra isolate bDixPip1 chromosome 6, bDixPip1.hap1, whole genome shotgun sequence genome includes a region encoding these proteins:
- the TMEM179 gene encoding transmembrane protein 179, which translates to MALSNFLFAQCICYFLAFLFSFIVVVPLSENGNDFHGRCLLFTEGMWLNANLTVERQRFTVQEWGPEAACRFSIFTGLLSLLLATVQAWRTLFFLCKGHEDSFFYAFLNLLISAFVVFITFIASTIVSVGFNMWCDAITEKGSMPNSCEELQDIDLELNLENSAFYDQFAIAQFGLWAAWLTWLAITILAFLKVYHNYRQEDLLDSLIHEKELLLGRSASRSSLQDEKSGMI; encoded by the exons ATGGCGCTCAGCAATTTCCTCTTCGCTCAGTGCATCTGCTACTTCCTGGCCTTCCTCTTCAGCTTCATCGTGGTGGTGCCTCTCTCCGAGAATGGCAACGACTTCCACGGCCGGTGCCTGCTCTTCACCGAGGGCATGTGGCTCAACGCCAACCTGACAGTGGAGCGGCAGCGCTTCACCGTGCAGGAGTGGGGGCCCGAGGCCGCCTGCCGCTTCAGCATCTTCACcgggctcctctccctgctgctggccacAGTGCAGGCCTGGAGgaccctcttcttcctctgcaaAGGGCACGAGGA CTCTTTCTTTTACGCCTTCCTGAATCTGCTGATCAGCGCCTTTGTGGTGTTCATCACATTTATTGCTAGCACTATAGTGAGTGTAGGATTTAACATGTGGTGTGATGCAATTACCGAGAAAGGAAGCATGCCAAATAG CTGTGAAGAATTGCAGGATATAGATCTTGAACTGAACTTGGAAAACTCTGCTTTCTATGACCAGTTTGCTATTGCACAG tttgGTCTCTGGGCTGCCTGGCTGACTTGGCTGGCAATTACCATTCTGGCTTTCCTGAAGGTTTATCACAACTACAGACAGGAGGACCTGCTAGATAGCCTGATCCATGAGAAGGAGCTGTTGCTAGGAAGATCCGCTTCACGATCCTCTTTGCAAGATGAGAAAAGTGGCATGATCTAA
- the C6H14orf180 gene encoding nutritionally-regulated adipose and cardiac enriched protein homolog: MWDTSWWHPEYMSQICPVPPSGPSAEELPADDSSYPPSILRKRQPVDQAVGEKRKVERRVRFREPEVIEHAISCCDYVVVDDRSSSGLPVLLWLSFCAVLILAVSLYYTSMKQDVKVLEEFQSRLVIFFLHIRHVAQRCWTWFVKQ; this comes from the exons ATGTGGGACACTTCATGGTGGCATCCAGAGTACATGTCCCAGATATGTCCAGTTCCACCTTCTGGTCCTagtgcagaggagctgccg GCAGATGACAGTAGCTATCCTCCTTCAATACTGAGGAAAAGGCAACCTGTGGATCAAGCTGTGGGGGAAAAGCGGAAAGTAGAGAGAAGGGTTCGATTTCGTGAGCCAGAAGTCATTGAACATG CCATTTCCTGCTGTGACTACGTAGTGG TAGATGACAGGTCATCATCTGGATTGCCTGTGCTCCTGTGGCTCTCATTTTGTGCAGTGCTGATCCTTGCTGTGAGTCTCTACTACACCAGCATGAAGCAAGATGTCAAAGTCCTGGAGGAATTTCAATCCCGACTTGTTATCTTCTTTCTTCATATAAGACATGTTGCTCAGAGATGTTGGACTTGGTTTGTGAAGCAGTAG